From Micropterus dolomieu isolate WLL.071019.BEF.003 ecotype Adirondacks linkage group LG21, ASM2129224v1, whole genome shotgun sequence:
TTCAGCTCTCTCCGTCTCATCTCGTCTGCAGCTGGTTTTATGATACTGAAGAGGTCTGTGAAACTCAGATCTGTGTCTGATGCTTGGGAAGCAGGATGCCTCTCTATACATCCAGCAGCTCAATCCGTCTTCCAGGCAGTATTCAGGACCTTCACAACCTCCTCATAGATAATGAAAACTATGGCCACATCCAGACACACACGGCCGAGCCGAGGAACTGTCCCTTTATAGAAACTACAGATAGACACAAAGATGGTGgggtaaatataaaatatcagaaaggcacattttatgtttaatggTTTATGTCTAACTTTAACATGTTGGAAATAAGGGTTCTCACTATAACATGTTATCCCCTGGATTTGTGTCCTTTGTAGATCCATAAATAActcaaaagttaaaaaaagttaaCTGAAAGTATTCTTAAAAATCATCAGTTTACAGATTAAAGTAGAATAAAAAACTTTAGGCCAAATCATTAGGTTTCTGGAGgtagtatttatatattttccccaTGTACTAGTAACAACATACTGAGTTCAGTTGAGGCTTGCTGTGATAACaggggataaaaaaaataaaagcctgcTGTGAGACTAACAATTTAAtccaaaactaaactaaaacaaagtAGAGGTGTACTCACGCTGCCAATCCCTCATTTCTCAGAATCTTTAAAGCACAGTCCAGTGTGCTTTTATATTTGTGGGCTTCCAGACCCTTTGGAAAGACCAGAAAGGCATTGTTATTTCTAATCAATGTCAGTAGGTGGCAACAACTTGACAAGTTTTACTAAAACATAGAAACACCTGCGCTTTACAACGGCCACCATATTATGTACCTGCATCCTTGTCTTGATGACATCTAGTGGGGTGTTTCCAAAGACACTGGCTGCTCCAGCTATGGCTCCAAAGGTTCCAGTCACCAAGGGATTAATAGCTTTATTGGGGTTATCGCCTAGTACAGGGACATAACAGAGGAGTCAATAACAGTAAAGCCTTTAATTTTAGTCGTGTTACTGAACAACTGAACAGGGTATCTAGCTGGTAAGACCTCAGACAACAGATATGTCCCAACTCCATATGAACACTATACAGACAAATACATACAGCCTTATGCACACTGACCTTTGTACCAGTTCTTGAGATAGGTCATCACAAAGAATCGAATAGCTTGGTTGGAGCCTTGTTTAAGAACTGTGGCAGTGAGACCCTGGTATGTCCCTTTTAATCCTGTTAAGGTATAATAAGTAGCCACATTTATTATGATCCTCTTACATTTAGTAAACAACATCATGACTGGATGCTACACTTTTTTAATTAAGAGGATGTTTTCAGCTGCATTACCCTGGCTGACCAGTAGATGTCAGGTGAATGACATGCATTGAAGCTGGTCTTTACCTTCTGCCTTGATGATGTGTCTTACTCCATGGAAAAAGCCCTTGTATTTGGGGTTGGCTGAAGTCTGGTCATGAATGAATTTAACCTTGggagattaaaacaaaaaaggaacaaGCTGATCATCACCCAAAATAGAAAATGTTGCTTTACTATTAAAGGGAAGGAAGCCACAAAATGGTGAAAACTGCACAAATGTTTAGTCGGGCCCTCTTTCAAgtagactttcaaatgagttcaCTAAATGCGC
This genomic window contains:
- the si:dkey-178e17.1 gene encoding tricarboxylate transport protein B, mitochondrial — encoded protein: MQDKGTFISPIPRPRCLAAAAPAGKAKLTHPGKAILAGGIAGGIEICITFPTEYVKTQLQLDEKANPPKYRGIGDCVKQTVQGHGVKGLYRGLSSLLYGSIPKSAVRFGVFEFLSNRAKDESGRLDSTRGLLCGLGAGVMEAVLVVCPMETVKVKFIHDQTSANPKYKGFFHGVRHIIKAEGLKGTYQGLTATVLKQGSNQAIRFFVMTYLKNWYKGDNPNKAINPLVTGTFGAIAGAASVFGNTPLDVIKTRMQGLEAHKYKSTLDCALKILRNEGLAAFYKGTVPRLGRVCLDVAIVFIIYEEVVKVLNTAWKTD